A genomic segment from Micromonospora echinaurantiaca encodes:
- a CDS encoding GuaB3 family IMP dehydrogenase-related protein, which produces MRDVVEIGLGKTAQRGYHLDDIAIVPSRRTRDVDDVSTNWQLDAYQFGIPCVGHPSDATMSPASAVRLGQLGGLGVLNVEGLWTRYENPTKVLEELAALDEDARATKRLQEVYAEPIRPDLIAERVRELRAGGGTVAVRVSPQHTLALAPVILDAGVDILVIQGTIVSAEHVSTTDEPLNLKEFIADLDLPVIVGGCTDYKTALHLMRTGAAGVIVGIGGDEWSTTESVLGIRVPMATAIADAAAARRDYLDETGGRYVHLIADGDLQTSGDIAKALGCGADAVMLGEPLSLCTEAPAGGAWWHSAASHPSLPRGAFEVAGEPLGSMEQLLFGPADEPDGQLNLFGGLRRAMAKCGYRDLKEFQKVGLVLDR; this is translated from the coding sequence ATGCGTGACGTGGTCGAGATCGGGCTGGGTAAGACCGCGCAACGCGGCTACCACCTGGACGACATCGCCATCGTGCCGAGCCGCCGGACCCGGGACGTCGACGACGTCTCGACCAACTGGCAGCTCGACGCCTACCAGTTCGGCATCCCCTGCGTCGGGCACCCCTCCGACGCCACCATGAGCCCGGCCTCCGCGGTCCGGCTCGGCCAGCTCGGCGGCCTCGGCGTACTCAACGTCGAAGGGCTGTGGACCCGCTACGAGAACCCGACCAAGGTGCTCGAGGAGCTGGCCGCGCTCGACGAGGACGCCCGCGCCACCAAGCGGCTCCAGGAGGTGTACGCCGAGCCGATCCGCCCCGACCTGATCGCCGAGCGGGTCCGCGAGCTGCGTGCCGGTGGCGGGACGGTGGCCGTCCGGGTCTCCCCGCAGCACACTCTGGCGCTGGCTCCGGTGATCCTGGACGCCGGCGTGGACATCCTGGTCATCCAGGGCACCATCGTCTCCGCCGAGCACGTCTCGACCACCGACGAGCCGCTCAACCTCAAGGAGTTCATCGCCGACCTCGACCTGCCGGTCATCGTCGGCGGCTGCACCGACTACAAGACCGCGCTGCACCTGATGCGGACCGGCGCGGCCGGGGTGATCGTCGGCATCGGCGGCGACGAGTGGTCCACCACCGAGTCGGTGCTCGGCATCCGGGTGCCGATGGCCACCGCCATCGCGGACGCCGCGGCGGCCCGGCGCGACTACCTGGACGAGACCGGCGGCCGGTACGTGCACCTGATCGCCGACGGCGACCTGCAGACCTCCGGCGACATCGCCAAGGCGCTCGGCTGCGGCGCGGACGCGGTGATGCTCGGCGAGCCGCTGTCGCTCTGCACCGAGGCGCCGGCCGGCGGCGCCTGGTGGCACTCCGCCGCCAGCCACCCGTCGCTGCCGCGCGGCGCGTTCGAGGTGGCCGGCGAGCCGCTCGGCTCGATGGAGCAGCTGCTCTTCGGCCCGGCCGACGAGCCGGACGGGCAGCTCAACCTCTTCGGCGGGCTGCGCCGGGCGATGGCCAAGTGCGGCTACCGCGACCTCAAGGAGTTCCAGAAGGTCGGTCTGGTCCTCGACCGCTGA